A portion of the Bactrocera neohumeralis isolate Rockhampton chromosome 2, APGP_CSIRO_Bneo_wtdbg2-racon-allhic-juicebox.fasta_v2, whole genome shotgun sequence genome contains these proteins:
- the LOC126751114 gene encoding zinc finger protein 90 homolog isoform X2, with amino-acid sequence METCRTCARCDFEDETKWFDLFHTTRCTREIEEMRVEFNNWHLQISPNDGLPQKICSDCFSKFCNVFTFRMQCQQAQVKLNNIFDKIETQSMDDDRFEDNLEELSAQLLRIVEENERQITNSSYNEQNCQIVDCTAAGVDTTVSPNATPSAAAIVMLDMLDENCANNYTTTATATTRSSGVCERVEQYTDDILAAQTEVSPKTIEESFLAKTISITNENNATAAAITEANIYTAGVECQSEAEMQMTKVTTVTVKTMAVDKEVEEVIVEEGNKNENEIELKMEHEEDDISEQIHLHVDDIIEEDFTLDDQLVEEKAETTLSADRSLDRVLAQDGCYLNVMSGNVSQPEGYTEESVPFAEAVEDENDLYEEDEGVLEAFEPVTLPTNTYNTNNNTILASQYVFHSSATNNGYSHTVGQPPDVSIVYECKYCHKTKDTPSTHFETQQTLLEHITNTHNAEYPFTCPQRGCTEGFRDAASRTVHIKSEHVAKHYECDVCGKKYADRFNLRHHYEKFHSETDFGCDTCDKRFYSRKSLNYHMKWHNPELLLHCSHCDRLFINQRHLKCHEETHNGVRNSEFCTFCGKIFASYLEKRIHMLENHLENLTTIERTECMLCRERYEDERELSEHIRSKHVERPKSSVLLIANNKRVVRSKRQKNYSGIFQCDICAQRFNMKSALERHAAVHSSIGRPHKCPVESCAKRFKRAQDMNWHMKTHSNEKPNICDVCGKGFALKYVLNQHKRSHEVLEKNFKCVICGRAYLFEKSLRVHERVHTGDTYYRCDLCGENFVTHMKFKTHMMKKHDPETTNLEDYNLDAFEEQLYEQ; translated from the exons ATGGAGACATGCAGAACCTGTGCGAGATGTGATTTTGAGGACGAAACCAAATGGTTCGACTTATTTCACACAACGCGTTGTACGAGAGAAATTGAAGAGATGCGTGTGGAGTTCAATAATTGGCATTTGCag ATTTCACCCAACGACGGATTGCCACAGAAAATCTGTTCCGATtgcttttcgaaattttgtaatGTGTTTACCTTTCGGATGCAATGCCAGCAAGCACAAGTGAAGCTAAATAATATATTCGATAAGATCGAAACACAAAGTATGGACGATGACCGCTTCGAGGATAATCTTGAAGAATTAAGTGCTCAGCTGTTGCGAATTGTAGAGGAAAATGAACGACAAATAACGAATTCATCTTATAACGAACAAAACTGCCAAATAGTTGATTGTACTGCCGCTGGTGTTGACACCACCGTTTCGCCCAATGCCACTCCTTCAGCAGCTGCCATAGTGATGTTGGATATGCTTGATGAAAATTGTGCTAACAATTACACCACCACCGCCACGGCAACGACTAGATCCAGTGGAGTGTGTGAGAGAGTCGAACAGTATACTGATGACATTTTAGCAGCTCAAACAGAGGTTTCACCTAAAACAATCGAAGAGTCTTTCTTggcaaaaacaatttcaataacaaaCGAAAATAATGCAACTGCTGCCGCCATAACTGAAGCTAACATTTACACTGCCGGCGTTGAATGTCAAAGTGAAGCGGAAATGCAAATGACAAAGGTGACGACTGTAACTGTTAAAACAATGGCAGTCGATAAAGAAGTGGAAGAGGTAATAGTAgaagaaggaaataaaaacgaaaatgaaatagAATTAAAAATGGAACACGAAGAGGACGATATAAGCGAGCAAATACATTTACACGTAGATGATATAATTGAAGAAGATTTTACGCTCGATGATCAACTGGTGGAGGAGAAGGCAGAGACAACATTAAGTGCAGACAGATCATTGGACCGTGTCCTTGCTCAAGATGGCTGCTATTTAAATGTAATGAGCGGAAATGTGTCACAACCTGAAGGTTATACCGAAGAAAGTGTGCCTTTTGCGGAAGCTGTTGAAGATGAGAATGACCTTTATGAAGAAGATGAAGGAGTATTGGAAGCATTCGAACCCGTCACACTCCCAACGAATACCTACAATACAAATAACAATACTATTTTAGCATCACAATATGTCTTTCACTCGTCTGCTACGAACAATGGCTACAGTCATACAGTGGGTCAACCACCGGATGTTAGCATTGTTTATGAGTGTAAATACTGCCACAAAACCAAAGACACGCCAAGCACTCATTTCGAAACTCAACAGACACTACTCGAGCACATAACAAACACGCACAACGCCGAATATCCATTTACATGCCCGCAACGCGGTTGTACGGAGGGTTTTCGCGACGCCGCCTCACGCACGGTCCACATAAAAAGCGAGCACGTGGCCAAACATTATGAGTGTGATGTGTGCGGCAAAAAGTATGCCGATCGCTTTAACTTACGCCATCACTACGAGAAGTTCCACAGCGAGACCGATTTTGGGTGTGACACTTGCGATAAGCGTTTCTATTCGCGTAAAAGTCTTAACTACCATATGAAGTGGCACAATCCGGAATTGTTGTTGCACTGTAGTCACTGCGATCGTTTGTTTATTAATCAGCGACACTTGAAGTGTCACGAAGAAACGCACAACGGGGTGAGGAATAGTGAATTTTGTACGTTTTGTGGTAAAA TTTTCGCCTCGTATCTGGAGAAGCGTATACACATGCTGGAGAATCATTTGGAGAACCTCACCACCATCGAACGCACCGAATGCATGCTCTGCCGAGAACGCTACGAAGATGAACGCGAGCTGAGCGAACACATACGTAGCAAACATGTTGAAAGGCCGAAGTCTTCCGTGCTGCTAATAGCGAACAATAAACGAGTGGTGCGCAGTAAGCGACAGAAGAATTATAGTGGAATCTTCCAGTGTGATATTTGCGCGCAGCGTTTCAATATGAAATCGGCGTTGGAGCGACACGCGGCGGTGCATTCAAGTATTGGCAGACCGCACAAATGCCCGGTGGAGTCGTGTGCGAAGCGTTTCAAGCGTGCGCAGGATATGAATTGGCACATGAAGACGCATTCGAACGAGAAGCCGAACATTTGCGATGTATGCGGCAAAGGATTTGCCCTGAAATATGTGCTGAATCAGCACAAGCGGAGCCATGAAG
- the LOC126751114 gene encoding zinc finger protein 616 isoform X1, which produces METCRTCARCDFEDETKWFDLFHTTRCTREIEEMRVEFNNWHLQISPNDGLPQKICSDCFSKFCNVFTFRMQCQQAQVKLNNIFDKIETQSMDDDRFEDNLEELSAQLLRIVEENERQITNSSYNEQNCQIVDCTAAGVDTTVSPNATPSAAAIVMLDMLDENCANNYTTTATATTRSSGVCERVEQYTDDILAAQTEVSPKTIEESFLAKTISITNENNATAAAITEANIYTAGVECQSEAEMQMTKVTTVTVKTMAVDKEVEEVIVEEGNKNENEIELKMEHEEDDISEQIHLHVDDIIEEDFTLDDQLVEEKAETTLSADRSLDRVLAQDGCYLNVMSGNVSQPEGYTEESVPFAEAVEDENDLYEEDEGVLEAFEPVTLPTNTYNTNNNTILASQYVFHSSATNNGYSHTVGQPPDVSIVYECKYCHKTKDTPSTHFETQQTLLEHITNTHNAEYPFTCPQRGCTEGFRDAASRTVHIKSEHVAKHYECDVCGKKYADRFNLRHHYEKFHSETDFGCDTCDKRFYSRKSLNYHMKWHNPELLLHCSHCDRLFINQRHLKCHEETHNGVRNSEFCTFCGKTFIHLKTLRWHLYRQHGGEKPYKCGHCTEVFASYLEKRIHMLENHLENLTTIERTECMLCRERYEDERELSEHIRSKHVERPKSSVLLIANNKRVVRSKRQKNYSGIFQCDICAQRFNMKSALERHAAVHSSIGRPHKCPVESCAKRFKRAQDMNWHMKTHSNEKPNICDVCGKGFALKYVLNQHKRSHEVLEKNFKCVICGRAYLFEKSLRVHERVHTGDTYYRCDLCGENFVTHMKFKTHMMKKHDPETTNLEDYNLDAFEEQLYEQ; this is translated from the exons ATGGAGACATGCAGAACCTGTGCGAGATGTGATTTTGAGGACGAAACCAAATGGTTCGACTTATTTCACACAACGCGTTGTACGAGAGAAATTGAAGAGATGCGTGTGGAGTTCAATAATTGGCATTTGCag ATTTCACCCAACGACGGATTGCCACAGAAAATCTGTTCCGATtgcttttcgaaattttgtaatGTGTTTACCTTTCGGATGCAATGCCAGCAAGCACAAGTGAAGCTAAATAATATATTCGATAAGATCGAAACACAAAGTATGGACGATGACCGCTTCGAGGATAATCTTGAAGAATTAAGTGCTCAGCTGTTGCGAATTGTAGAGGAAAATGAACGACAAATAACGAATTCATCTTATAACGAACAAAACTGCCAAATAGTTGATTGTACTGCCGCTGGTGTTGACACCACCGTTTCGCCCAATGCCACTCCTTCAGCAGCTGCCATAGTGATGTTGGATATGCTTGATGAAAATTGTGCTAACAATTACACCACCACCGCCACGGCAACGACTAGATCCAGTGGAGTGTGTGAGAGAGTCGAACAGTATACTGATGACATTTTAGCAGCTCAAACAGAGGTTTCACCTAAAACAATCGAAGAGTCTTTCTTggcaaaaacaatttcaataacaaaCGAAAATAATGCAACTGCTGCCGCCATAACTGAAGCTAACATTTACACTGCCGGCGTTGAATGTCAAAGTGAAGCGGAAATGCAAATGACAAAGGTGACGACTGTAACTGTTAAAACAATGGCAGTCGATAAAGAAGTGGAAGAGGTAATAGTAgaagaaggaaataaaaacgaaaatgaaatagAATTAAAAATGGAACACGAAGAGGACGATATAAGCGAGCAAATACATTTACACGTAGATGATATAATTGAAGAAGATTTTACGCTCGATGATCAACTGGTGGAGGAGAAGGCAGAGACAACATTAAGTGCAGACAGATCATTGGACCGTGTCCTTGCTCAAGATGGCTGCTATTTAAATGTAATGAGCGGAAATGTGTCACAACCTGAAGGTTATACCGAAGAAAGTGTGCCTTTTGCGGAAGCTGTTGAAGATGAGAATGACCTTTATGAAGAAGATGAAGGAGTATTGGAAGCATTCGAACCCGTCACACTCCCAACGAATACCTACAATACAAATAACAATACTATTTTAGCATCACAATATGTCTTTCACTCGTCTGCTACGAACAATGGCTACAGTCATACAGTGGGTCAACCACCGGATGTTAGCATTGTTTATGAGTGTAAATACTGCCACAAAACCAAAGACACGCCAAGCACTCATTTCGAAACTCAACAGACACTACTCGAGCACATAACAAACACGCACAACGCCGAATATCCATTTACATGCCCGCAACGCGGTTGTACGGAGGGTTTTCGCGACGCCGCCTCACGCACGGTCCACATAAAAAGCGAGCACGTGGCCAAACATTATGAGTGTGATGTGTGCGGCAAAAAGTATGCCGATCGCTTTAACTTACGCCATCACTACGAGAAGTTCCACAGCGAGACCGATTTTGGGTGTGACACTTGCGATAAGCGTTTCTATTCGCGTAAAAGTCTTAACTACCATATGAAGTGGCACAATCCGGAATTGTTGTTGCACTGTAGTCACTGCGATCGTTTGTTTATTAATCAGCGACACTTGAAGTGTCACGAAGAAACGCACAACGGGGTGAGGAATAGTGAATTTTGTACGTTTTGTGGTAAAA CGTTCATTCACTTGAAAACTTTGCGTTGGCATTTGTATCGGCAACATGGCGGCGAAAAACCATACAAGTGCGGCCACTGCACTGAGG TTTTCGCCTCGTATCTGGAGAAGCGTATACACATGCTGGAGAATCATTTGGAGAACCTCACCACCATCGAACGCACCGAATGCATGCTCTGCCGAGAACGCTACGAAGATGAACGCGAGCTGAGCGAACACATACGTAGCAAACATGTTGAAAGGCCGAAGTCTTCCGTGCTGCTAATAGCGAACAATAAACGAGTGGTGCGCAGTAAGCGACAGAAGAATTATAGTGGAATCTTCCAGTGTGATATTTGCGCGCAGCGTTTCAATATGAAATCGGCGTTGGAGCGACACGCGGCGGTGCATTCAAGTATTGGCAGACCGCACAAATGCCCGGTGGAGTCGTGTGCGAAGCGTTTCAAGCGTGCGCAGGATATGAATTGGCACATGAAGACGCATTCGAACGAGAAGCCGAACATTTGCGATGTATGCGGCAAAGGATTTGCCCTGAAATATGTGCTGAATCAGCACAAGCGGAGCCATGAAG